A DNA window from Naumovozyma dairenensis CBS 421 chromosome 7, complete genome contains the following coding sequences:
- the BIT61 gene encoding Bit61p (similar to Saccharomyces cerevisiae YBR270C and BIT61 (YJL058C); ancestral locus Anc_1.323) produces MNIASIPPSSNSQRNSISAASYENKSIRSYSTNNDIIIPQMLVHDDPVLNDNSQQITVSSPTPLLSHVGFQSIFHGVANKGSISKTNNTNPNTLSSNNSSSTTLSTSPSTSSKNGFKSLSPIEKSQSSTSSSSSSISFLGHNLTRKKSMSIFSLNRNGSTTLKKPDLTKLSPTISSTSSNRSITSTTSGILTKKYDFGKLMNKIFTHNKPFRNQRKVDIEPVLPHSLGKFLHSSFERRKGTSKSLYIHNSRVDHVMDSNHSIYSFNPALPVNDTVSPTQDTNPEYMLQDLLRHLPSLEANYKNFTSEELSILSGNLWYIFCNYIVDFFRDKRLWNSRIKIEDLNNILLFYYKLPNTLNFIWSELNEFLNSSLFIFENEIIFNYSNEYIMNNPLKRLCIIWQKFYQEVYYDILTIFLPFNRIIEQKSKLKNKSKKKGSNGKSNDELCRTYSTDMLLLKCFRDSIVLPYYQNIINSTTETSKTLQLYIFNQEEENSVSQEDKLILLQCFGILSTVYSGDKDQKIVEELLEGVRISI; encoded by the coding sequence ATGAACATTGCTTCAATACCACCCAGTTCAAATTCTCAACGGAATTCAATATCAGCTGCTTCGtatgaaaataaatccatACGATCGTATTCaactaataatgatatcatAATACCCCAAATGTTGGTTCATGATGACCCAGTTCTGAACGATAATTCTCAGCAAATAACAGTGTCAAGTCCTACACCCCTTTTATCACACGTTGGGTTTCAATCGATATTCCATGGAGTCGCCAATAAAGGATCAATATCCAAAACCAACAACACAAATCCCAATACTTTGAGCAGTAACAACAGCTCGTCGACAACTTTATCAACTTCTCCATCCACATCAAGCAAGAATGGTTTTAAAAGCTTGTCTCCAATTGAAAAGTCACAATCCTCcacttcatcatcttcatcttcaatatcttttttgGGTCATAATCTCACTCGTAAGAAAAGTATGTCGATATTTAGTCTAAATAGGAATGGTAGTActactttgaaaaaacCTGACCTTACCAAGTTATCTCCAACGATAAGTAGCACATCAAGTAATAGATCAATTACATCAACAACGTCAGGTATATTGACTAAGAAATATGATTTTGGtaaattaatgaataaaatatttacacACAACAAACCCTTTAGAAACCAGCGTAAAGTCGACATCGAACCTGTACTTCCTCATTCATTGGGTAAATTTTTACATTCGTCATTCGAACGACGTAAGGGGACGTCAAAATCTCTATATATTCACAATTCCAGAGTTGATCATGTAATGGACTCCAACCATTCCATTTATTCGTTCAATCCAGCATTACCTGTCAATGATACTGTATCGCCAACACAAGATACTAATCCTGAATACATGTTGCAAGATCTACTAAGACATTTACCATCGTTGGAAGCAAATTATAAGAACTTTACATCTgaagaattatcaataCTTTCAGGTAATCTTTGGtacattttttgtaattatattgttgattttttcaGGGATAAAAGGTTATGGAACTCACGAAtcaaaattgaagatttgaataatattcttttattttattataagTTGCCTAATACGCTGAATTTCATTTGGTcagaattgaatgaatttttaaacTCATCTTTGTTCATATTTGAGAACGAGatcatttttaattattctaatgaatatatcatGAATAATCCGTTGAAAAGATTATGCATCATTTGGCAGaaattttatcaagaaGTTTATTATGATATATTGACTATATTTTTACCCTTTAATAGAATCATTGAACAAAAATCCAAACTTAAAAATAAGAGTAAGAAAAAAGGAAGTAATGGTAAAAGCAATGACGAACTATGTAGAACGTATTCCACGGatatgttattattgaaatgtTTCAGAGATTCTATAGTATTGCCctattatcaaaatataatcaaTAGTACCACTGAAACGAGTAAAACGTtacaattatatattttcaatcaagaggaagaaaattctGTGAGTCAAGAAGATAAATTGATTTTACTTCAATGTTTCGGAATTCTATCTACTGTTTATAGTGGTGACAAGGACCAAAAGATAGTTGAAGAGTTGTTAGAAGGTGTACGCATTAGTATATGA